Proteins encoded within one genomic window of Columba livia isolate bColLiv1 breed racing homer chromosome 1, bColLiv1.pat.W.v2, whole genome shotgun sequence:
- the LOC135577165 gene encoding histone H2A, giving the protein MSGRGKQGGKARAKAKSRSSRAGLQFPVGRVHRLLRKGNYAERVGAGAPVYLAAVLEYLTAEILELAGNAARDNKKTRIIPRHLQLAIRNDEELNKLLGKVTIAQGGVLPNIQAVLLPKKTDSHKAKSK; this is encoded by the coding sequence ATGTCCGGCCGCGGGAAGCAGGGCGGGAAGGCGCGGGCCAAGGCCAAGTCGCGCTCGTCGCGGGCCGGGCTGCAGTTCCCCGTGGGCCGTGTCCACCGGCTGCTGCGCAAGGGCAACTACGCGGAGCGGGTGGGCGCCGGCGCCCCGGTGTACCTGGCGGCCGTGCTGGAGTACCTGACGGCCGAGATCCTGGAGCTGGCGGGCAACGCGGCCCGCGACAACAAGAAGACGCGCATCATCCCCCGCCACCTGCAGCTGGCCATCCGCAACGACGAGGAGCTCAACAAGCTGCTGGGCAAGGTGACCATCGCGCAGGGCGGGGTGCTGCCCAACATCCAGGCCGTGCTGCTGCCCAAGAAGACCGACAGCCACAAAGCCAAGAGCAAGTAA
- the LOC102097445 gene encoding histone H1: MSETAPVAAPAVSAPGAKAAAKKPKKAAGGSKARKPAGPSVTELITKAVSASKERKGLSLAALKKALAAGGYDVEKNNSRIKLGLKSLVSKGTLVQTKGTGASGSFKLNKKPGETKEKVTKKKPAAKPKKPAAKKPASAAKKPKKAAAVKKSPKKAKKPAATAAKKAAKSPKKAAKAGRPKKAVKSPAKAKAVKPKAAKPKAAKPKAAKAKKAAPKKK; this comes from the coding sequence ATGTCGGAGACCGCGCCTGTTGCCGCTCCCGCTGTCTCTGCTCCCGGCGCCAAGGCCGCCGCCAAGAAGCCGAAGAAAGCAGCGGGCGGCTCCAAAGCCCGCAAGCCCGCGGGCCCCAGCGTCACCGAGCTGATCACCAAGGCCGTGTCCGCCTCCAAGGAGCGCAAGGGGCTCTCGCTCGCCGCGCTCAAGAAGGCGCTGGCCGCCGGCGGCTACGATGTGGAGAAGAACAACAGCCGCATCAAGCTGGGGCTCAAGAGTCTCGTCAGCAAGGGCACTCTGGTGCAGACCAAGGGGACCGGCGCTTCCGGGTCTTTCAAACTGAACAAGAAGCCGGGCGAGACAAAAGAGAAGGTAACAAAAAAGAAGCCGGCAGCCAAGCCTAAGAAGCCAGCGGCCAAGAAGCCTGCCAGCGCTGCTAAGAAGCCCAAGAAGGCGGCGGCGGTGAAGAAgagccccaagaaagccaagaagCCGGCGGCTACCGCGGCCAAGAAAGCTGCCAAAAGCCCTAAAAAAGCTGCCAAGGCTGGTCGACCCAAGAAAGCAGTGAAGAGCCCAGCCAAGGCAAAGGCAGTGAAGCCCAAAGCAGCCAAGCCCAAGGCAGCCAAGCCCAAAGCGGCAAAGGCGAAGAAGGCAGCgcctaaaaagaagtaa